One Curtobacterium sp. BH-2-1-1 genomic region harbors:
- a CDS encoding nuclear transport factor 2 family protein, whose translation MTDNDTHDVQARTALDQWLVMWNSDGELARQLCADDFRIRFAVTEPDGSTPADDIRSADDFAEYLDWWHGQHPDAVFTSIGDALDGDHGRLIWDMEAGDVHVGGVDVFDFDDAGRVRRVWSAGGQRSMRS comes from the coding sequence ATGACCGACAACGACACGCACGACGTCCAGGCCCGCACCGCCCTCGACCAGTGGCTGGTGATGTGGAACTCCGACGGGGAACTCGCCCGACAGCTCTGCGCAGACGACTTCCGCATCCGGTTCGCCGTGACCGAACCCGACGGATCCACCCCGGCCGACGACATCCGGAGCGCCGACGACTTCGCCGAGTACCTCGACTGGTGGCACGGGCAGCACCCCGACGCGGTCTTCACCAGCATCGGTGACGCACTCGACGGCGACCACGGGCGGCTGATCTGGGACATGGAGGCCGGCGACGTCCACGTGGGCGGCGTCGACGTCTTCGACTTCGACGACGCGGGACGCGTACGGCGTGTCTGGTCGGCGGGTGGCCAGCGGAGCATGCGGAGCTGA
- a CDS encoding MFS transporter, protein MTTTSARTTPSTRAWITAVFVVFTLSGLDIATWLGRIPSVRDSLGASTFEMGLLVLGMAVGSIGGLTFAGHIVAKLGARRGVQVAAACLALGMVFAGLAVSLGWGFAAIWIALIAFGFGNGLCDVSMNVSGAAAEKAGGRTIMPLFHAAFSLGTLAGAGLGALAEALEVPVAWHFIVLVVVTSAAMLVAVTRFQDEHRFEEHVATDTSPVPTPVSRWQVWAQPSTLLIGVIVLGMALAEGSANDWLPLAMIDGHGLDNAAGAAVLTVFLAAMTVGRVAGSPLIDRFGRVPILRISAAVAVVGLGMLIFIDNVPLAIVGVVLWGLGASLGFPMGMSAAADDPRTAAARVSAVATIGYVAFLAGPPLIGFLGEHVGLLGALLVVFVFIIAAGLASGAARERGAAARPTRRGGDVDGGDEPRLQAQRADAATSADSTTGGRDAG, encoded by the coding sequence ATGACGACGACGTCCGCCCGCACCACACCCTCGACACGGGCCTGGATCACCGCGGTGTTCGTCGTGTTCACCCTGTCCGGCCTCGACATCGCGACCTGGCTCGGCCGGATCCCGAGCGTCCGCGACTCCCTCGGAGCGAGCACCTTCGAGATGGGCCTGCTCGTGCTCGGCATGGCGGTCGGCTCGATCGGCGGCCTGACCTTCGCCGGGCACATCGTCGCGAAGCTCGGGGCTCGCCGGGGCGTCCAGGTGGCCGCAGCGTGCCTGGCCCTCGGGATGGTCTTCGCCGGGCTGGCGGTGAGCCTCGGGTGGGGCTTCGCCGCCATCTGGATCGCGCTCATCGCGTTCGGGTTCGGCAACGGCCTGTGCGACGTGTCGATGAACGTGTCCGGCGCCGCGGCGGAGAAGGCCGGCGGCCGCACGATCATGCCGCTGTTCCACGCCGCGTTCAGCCTCGGCACGCTCGCCGGTGCCGGCCTCGGAGCCCTCGCCGAGGCGCTCGAGGTCCCGGTCGCGTGGCACTTCATCGTCCTGGTCGTCGTGACGAGTGCCGCGATGCTCGTCGCCGTCACGCGCTTCCAGGACGAGCACCGCTTCGAGGAGCACGTCGCCACCGACACCAGCCCGGTGCCGACGCCGGTCAGCCGCTGGCAGGTCTGGGCCCAGCCGTCGACCCTGCTCATCGGCGTGATCGTGCTCGGCATGGCCCTGGCCGAGGGTTCGGCGAACGACTGGCTGCCGCTGGCCATGATCGACGGGCACGGCCTCGACAACGCCGCGGGCGCCGCCGTCCTCACGGTGTTCCTCGCCGCCATGACCGTCGGCCGGGTGGCCGGCAGTCCGCTCATCGACCGGTTCGGGCGGGTGCCGATCCTCCGCATCAGCGCCGCCGTCGCGGTCGTCGGCCTCGGCATGCTCATCTTCATCGACAACGTGCCGCTCGCGATCGTCGGCGTCGTGCTCTGGGGTCTCGGGGCGAGCCTCGGCTTCCCGATGGGCATGTCCGCCGCGGCCGACGACCCCCGGACCGCCGCCGCTCGGGTCAGCGCCGTGGCGACGATCGGGTACGTGGCGTTCCTCGCGGGACCGCCGCTCATCGGGTTCCTCGGCGAGCACGTGGGGCTGCTCGGTGCGCTCCTGGTGGTCTTCGTGTTCATCATCGCGGCGGGACTCGCGTCGGGCGCTGCCCGTGAGCGCGGCGCCGCCGCCCGGCCGACCCGCCGGGGCGGCGACGTGGACGGCGG
- a CDS encoding YafY family protein, whose product MKRAERHYALVDLLRGVRRPWSAARLAAHFEVSPRTIERDVAALQAAGVPLYADHGAAGGYSILREYSLPPLNLTAAESLAVLAGLGLLESSPYQAAALRASAKIHAVMLDEHRAPVLETLGMIRVIDAVAPSDTEPVPLGMLSDAIAARRVVRLRYLGEDADGQPDRATSTVREVETMGLLRAGDSWLLAGWCRLRDAVRGFRIERITELEILDEVAPPRDPSVWEDDLARWPTRRLG is encoded by the coding sequence ATGAAGCGAGCCGAGCGGCACTACGCTCTCGTCGACCTGCTCCGCGGGGTGCGACGGCCGTGGTCCGCCGCTCGGCTCGCCGCCCACTTCGAGGTGTCGCCACGCACGATCGAGCGCGACGTGGCCGCGCTCCAGGCCGCCGGGGTGCCGCTCTACGCAGACCACGGCGCCGCGGGCGGGTACTCGATCCTGCGCGAGTACTCGCTCCCGCCGCTCAACCTCACCGCGGCCGAGTCCCTCGCCGTGCTGGCCGGGCTCGGCCTGCTGGAGTCGTCGCCGTACCAGGCGGCGGCGCTGCGCGCGTCGGCGAAGATCCACGCGGTCATGCTCGACGAGCACCGCGCGCCGGTGCTCGAGACGCTCGGCATGATCCGCGTGATCGACGCCGTCGCGCCGTCGGACACGGAGCCCGTCCCGCTCGGGATGCTGTCGGACGCCATCGCGGCCCGCCGCGTCGTACGGCTCAGGTACCTCGGCGAGGACGCCGACGGCCAGCCGGACCGGGCCACCAGCACCGTGCGGGAGGTCGAGACGATGGGCCTGCTCCGAGCCGGCGACTCGTGGCTGCTGGCCGGGTGGTGTCGGCTCCGCGACGCGGTCCGCGGCTTCCGCATCGAGCGGATCACCGAGCTCGAGATCCTCGACGAGGTGGCTCCGCCCCGCGACCCGTCCGTGTGGGAGGACGACCTGGCCCGCTGGCCCACCCGACGGCTCGGGTGA
- a CDS encoding LacI family DNA-binding transcriptional regulator has protein sequence MDEPATGPGASRTEHHREDAADAPRAGAVPAGPVPVRPRRPTLTAVARAAGVAPSTASLAFSGSGPVSEDAKARVLAAAAELGYGGPDPRARSLRRGRSGVIGVVMDERLSDAFRDPVNVLTLDGIAEVAGAAGASLLLVRSPLDDEQGAVPLVDAPMDAVVLVGCNVRIDPAVAVLRRRQIPVVAIEADDIEGAVPIQLDNREASRRAAAFLRDLGHEAVTVVSLPLDGAHRRGPIDAEREAAGIAFTSLERLRGVRGVYPDSVAIEAAGSSVEEGRIAGTALFAPDGPRPTAVIAQSDVLAVGVISAALDAGLRVPEDVSVVGFDGITVDDSLFHRTRIRQLTTLVQPFVQKGQAAARAALAMLEGAEPQPAAFRSELRIGDTTGPPRA, from the coding sequence ATGGACGAACCGGCAACAGGACCCGGCGCGTCGCGGACGGAGCACCACCGCGAGGACGCCGCCGATGCCCCGCGCGCCGGTGCGGTCCCGGCCGGTCCCGTCCCGGTCCGCCCCCGACGTCCGACCCTCACCGCGGTGGCCCGCGCTGCCGGCGTCGCGCCCTCGACGGCCTCGCTCGCGTTCAGCGGCAGCGGCCCGGTCTCCGAGGACGCCAAGGCCCGCGTGCTGGCCGCCGCCGCCGAGCTCGGTTACGGCGGTCCCGACCCGCGTGCCCGTTCGCTGCGCCGCGGTCGCTCCGGCGTCATCGGCGTCGTCATGGACGAACGGCTGAGCGATGCCTTCCGCGACCCGGTGAACGTCCTGACGCTCGACGGCATCGCCGAGGTGGCCGGTGCCGCCGGTGCCTCGCTGCTGCTCGTCCGGAGCCCCCTCGACGACGAACAGGGTGCCGTCCCCCTCGTCGACGCCCCCATGGACGCCGTCGTCCTCGTCGGGTGCAACGTGCGGATCGACCCCGCGGTCGCCGTGCTCCGGCGTCGGCAGATCCCCGTCGTCGCGATCGAGGCGGACGACATCGAGGGTGCGGTGCCGATCCAGCTCGACAACCGCGAGGCTTCCCGCCGCGCGGCAGCATTCCTGCGCGACCTCGGGCACGAGGCGGTCACCGTCGTGTCGCTGCCGCTCGACGGTGCGCACCGCCGCGGGCCGATCGACGCCGAGCGCGAGGCCGCCGGCATCGCCTTCACGTCCCTCGAACGCCTACGCGGGGTCCGTGGGGTCTACCCCGACTCGGTCGCGATCGAGGCCGCCGGCAGCTCGGTCGAGGAAGGCCGGATCGCCGGCACCGCGCTCTTCGCCCCCGACGGGCCCCGGCCGACCGCGGTCATCGCGCAGAGCGACGTCCTCGCCGTCGGGGTGATCTCGGCCGCGCTCGACGCCGGACTCCGTGTGCCCGAGGACGTCAGCGTCGTCGGGTTCGACGGCATCACCGTGGACGACAGCCTGTTCCACCGCACGCGCATCCGGCAGCTGACCACGCTCGTGCAGCCGTTCGTGCAGAAGGGGCAGGCGGCGGCCCGTGCTGCCCTGGCGATGCTCGAGGGGGCTGAGCCCCAGCCGGCGGCGTTCCGATCGGAGCTCCGCATCGGGGACACGACGGGGCCGCCGCGGGCGTAG
- a CDS encoding SDR family oxidoreductase: MDGIAGKVVAITGASSGIGEATALHLAARGAKVVLAARRAERLTSVVAQITGAGGEAIAVETDVRSREALHALVASARSHFGRLDVLHQNAGSMAVSPFDALDVDGWQQMVDVNLVGVLNGIAAALPVFREQESGHFVHTASTSAHRIVPAQGVYAATKTAVRVLSEALRQEAGPGLRVTVVSPGFTATEGVTKTDDPEQRAALEARRDAIAMPADAVAAAVAYAIAQPAGVDVGEVVVRPTAQD, translated from the coding sequence ATGGACGGCATCGCAGGGAAGGTCGTCGCGATCACGGGCGCGTCGAGCGGGATCGGCGAGGCGACGGCGCTGCACCTCGCGGCGCGCGGCGCGAAGGTCGTCCTGGCCGCGCGTCGCGCGGAGCGGCTGACGTCCGTCGTCGCGCAGATCACGGGCGCGGGTGGCGAAGCGATCGCGGTCGAGACCGACGTGCGCAGCCGGGAGGCGCTGCACGCGTTGGTCGCGTCGGCGCGGTCGCACTTCGGTCGCCTCGACGTGCTGCACCAGAACGCTGGCAGCATGGCCGTCTCGCCGTTCGACGCCCTCGACGTCGACGGCTGGCAGCAGATGGTCGACGTGAACCTGGTCGGCGTGCTCAACGGGATCGCTGCGGCCCTCCCGGTGTTCCGCGAGCAGGAGTCGGGGCACTTCGTGCACACGGCGTCGACCTCGGCGCACCGCATCGTCCCCGCACAGGGGGTCTACGCGGCGACGAAGACGGCGGTGCGGGTGCTCAGCGAGGCGCTTCGGCAGGAGGCAGGTCCGGGGCTGCGCGTGACCGTCGTCTCGCCGGGGTTCACCGCGACCGAGGGGGTCACCAAGACCGACGACCCCGAGCAGCGCGCGGCGCTCGAGGCTCGTCGTGACGCGATCGCGATGCCCGCCGACGCCGTCGCGGCCGCGGTGGCGTACGCGATCGCGCAGCCGGCCGGGGTGGACGTCGGCGAGGTCGTCGTCCGACCGACGGCGCAGGACTGA